A portion of the Edaphobacter lichenicola genome contains these proteins:
- a CDS encoding acetate/propionate family kinase has product MNILVINSGSSSIKFSLFKTGEGEPRSLFEGEVTGIGGEKAAFKFRDAEGRNLDGEHAEVNVKTPVDAIALVVHAVSKPELPKVEAVGYRVVHPGPKLDRHQRITDAVLKDLEDAVVFAPLHDPAVIEVIKEMMAKFPDVHHYACFDTVFHQTMPETATTYPLPMKYRDQGVRRYGFHGLSCESIVRQLQVEKTTLFPKRMVIAHLGSGCSVTALLDGLSVDTTMGLTPTGGVVMGTRPGDLDPGLMLYLLRQMQGDPIPALEKMLNHDAGMVALSGLPNDMKTVREAAAKGDPRANLAVEIFTRSVKKAIGSFIALLGGLDAVVFAGGIGEHDTKSREEILSGLGSFGISINSELNTAKGNALRRLSASQSLTAVLVVPAKEDWMIAVHVERMARSNE; this is encoded by the coding sequence GTGAACATACTTGTTATCAATAGCGGGTCTTCGTCGATCAAATTTTCTCTGTTCAAAACAGGAGAGGGCGAGCCTCGATCGCTGTTTGAGGGCGAGGTTACCGGTATCGGTGGAGAGAAGGCCGCGTTCAAGTTCCGCGACGCGGAAGGGCGAAATCTAGACGGCGAGCATGCGGAGGTCAACGTGAAGACGCCCGTCGATGCGATCGCTCTGGTGGTCCATGCCGTGAGCAAGCCAGAGCTGCCGAAGGTAGAAGCTGTCGGATACCGGGTCGTGCATCCTGGCCCGAAGCTTGACCGACATCAGCGCATCACCGACGCCGTGCTGAAGGATCTGGAGGACGCAGTTGTCTTTGCACCACTGCACGATCCGGCAGTGATCGAAGTCATCAAAGAGATGATGGCGAAGTTTCCGGACGTACATCACTATGCGTGTTTCGACACGGTGTTTCATCAGACGATGCCGGAGACGGCGACAACATATCCACTCCCCATGAAGTACCGAGACCAGGGCGTGCGCCGATACGGATTTCATGGGCTGAGCTGCGAATCGATTGTGCGGCAGTTGCAGGTGGAAAAGACAACTCTGTTTCCGAAGCGGATGGTGATTGCACACCTCGGAAGCGGGTGCAGCGTCACGGCCCTTCTCGATGGGCTCTCCGTCGATACGACGATGGGGCTGACACCGACGGGTGGTGTCGTCATGGGCACGCGGCCGGGAGATCTTGACCCTGGGCTGATGCTCTATCTGCTGCGGCAGATGCAAGGGGATCCGATTCCGGCGTTAGAAAAGATGCTGAATCATGATGCGGGCATGGTGGCGCTCTCCGGACTGCCAAACGACATGAAGACAGTTCGAGAAGCGGCCGCTAAAGGCGACCCGCGAGCAAATCTCGCGGTGGAGATCTTTACGCGCAGTGTGAAGAAAGCGATTGGAAGCTTCATCGCCCTGTTGGGTGGCCTCGACGCAGTGGTGTTTGCCGGGGGAATCGGGGAACACGACACAAAATCGCGGGAAGAGATTCTGAGCGGGTTGGGCAGTTTTGGAATTTCGATTAATTCTGAGTTGAATACTGCCAAAGGCAATGCGTTACGGCGACTCAGCGCATCTCAGTCACTAACGGCGGTACTCGTCGTTCCGGCAAAAGAAGATTGGATGATCGCAGTCCATGTCGAACGCATGGCTCGATCGAATGAGTAG
- a CDS encoding phosphoketolase family protein, whose amino-acid sequence MSSAATKKSPDTTNQSNQPLAAEELRKIDAYWRACNYLCVGMLYLRANPLLREPLKPEHIKNRLLGHWGSDPGQTFTWVHLNRLIKKYDLDLIYLSGPGHGAPATLSNSYLEGVYSEVYPDKSEDIVGMQKFFKQFSFPGGIGSHCTPETPGSIHEGGELGYSLSHGFGAAFDNPDLIVTVVVGDGEAETGPMATSWHSNKFLNPVRDGAVLPILHLNGYKIANPTVLARITPEELEWMFKGYGWTPYFVEGDDPATMHQLMAKVMEDCVKEIRAIQQKARSAPAGTEPERPRWPMIVLRSPKGWTCPKEIDGHKLEGSWRAHQMPILDPVTNPKHLKLVEKWMRSYKPEELFDESGKLIAELREMAPVGQRRITANPHANGGLLRKPMELPDFRDYAVKVTKPGQIEVSPTDVLAHFLRDAMRMNMTSFRVFGPDETASNKLQAIYEGSHGKTWMAKLLPEDADGGDLARDGRVMEILSEHTLEGWFEGYVLTGRHGFFSTYESFVHIIDSMFNQHAKWLEKSKLELRWRAPISSINLLITSLVWRQDHNGFTHQDPGFLDVVTNKSPEVTRIYLPPDANCLLSVGDHCLRSSNYVNVIVADKAPHMQYLDMDAAVIHCTKGIGIWDFASNDAGDEPDVVMACAGDIPTEEALAAVAILRERCADLKIRFVNVVDLFRLMPETEHPHGLSEKEFDSLFTKNKPVIFNFHAYPSLVHKLTYKRTNHENFHVRGYKEKGNINTPLELAILNQIDRFDLAIDVIDRVPRLQLTAAHTKEWLKGKIIESINYAHENGIDSKEIREWKWPL is encoded by the coding sequence ATGAGCAGCGCAGCTACTAAGAAATCACCCGACACCACCAATCAGAGTAACCAGCCACTGGCGGCCGAGGAACTGCGCAAGATAGACGCTTACTGGCGAGCTTGCAACTACCTTTGCGTGGGGATGTTGTACTTGCGCGCCAATCCTCTGCTGCGTGAGCCGCTGAAGCCGGAGCACATCAAGAACCGCCTGCTCGGACATTGGGGATCGGACCCTGGGCAGACGTTCACCTGGGTGCACTTGAACCGCTTGATCAAGAAATACGACCTGGATCTGATCTATCTTTCCGGGCCAGGGCATGGGGCGCCTGCTACTTTGTCGAATAGTTATCTTGAGGGCGTTTATTCGGAGGTCTATCCGGATAAGAGTGAAGATATTGTGGGGATGCAGAAGTTCTTCAAGCAGTTTTCGTTTCCGGGTGGAATTGGGAGTCACTGCACGCCGGAGACGCCGGGCTCGATCCATGAGGGCGGCGAGCTTGGGTATAGCTTGTCACATGGATTTGGCGCGGCTTTCGATAATCCTGATCTGATCGTGACGGTAGTGGTGGGAGATGGTGAAGCGGAGACGGGGCCGATGGCTACTTCGTGGCACTCGAACAAGTTTCTTAATCCGGTGCGTGATGGAGCGGTGCTACCAATACTGCACCTGAACGGTTACAAAATTGCGAATCCTACGGTGTTGGCGCGTATTACTCCGGAAGAGTTGGAGTGGATGTTCAAAGGGTATGGATGGACTCCTTACTTTGTCGAGGGAGACGACCCGGCAACGATGCATCAACTGATGGCGAAGGTGATGGAGGATTGCGTGAAGGAGATTCGCGCGATTCAGCAGAAGGCCCGGAGTGCGCCAGCGGGAACGGAGCCGGAGCGGCCACGGTGGCCGATGATTGTACTGCGATCGCCGAAGGGATGGACGTGTCCGAAGGAGATTGATGGGCACAAGCTGGAGGGGTCGTGGCGCGCGCACCAGATGCCGATTCTTGATCCGGTGACGAATCCGAAGCACTTGAAGCTGGTTGAGAAGTGGATGCGGAGCTATAAGCCTGAGGAGCTGTTTGATGAGTCGGGCAAGTTGATTGCTGAGCTGAGAGAGATGGCGCCGGTGGGTCAGCGGAGGATTACTGCGAATCCACATGCGAATGGCGGGCTGCTGCGCAAGCCGATGGAGCTGCCGGACTTTCGCGACTATGCGGTGAAGGTCACGAAGCCGGGACAGATCGAGGTTTCACCAACCGATGTCTTGGCGCACTTTCTGCGCGATGCGATGCGTATGAACATGACGAGCTTCCGTGTGTTCGGTCCGGATGAGACAGCTTCGAATAAGTTGCAAGCTATCTACGAAGGCAGCCACGGGAAGACTTGGATGGCGAAGCTGCTGCCCGAGGATGCTGATGGTGGGGATCTGGCTCGTGATGGCCGGGTGATGGAGATTCTCAGCGAGCACACGCTCGAAGGATGGTTTGAAGGCTATGTGCTGACCGGGAGACATGGGTTCTTTTCTACCTACGAATCGTTCGTGCACATCATCGACTCCATGTTCAACCAGCATGCGAAGTGGCTAGAGAAGAGCAAGCTTGAGTTGCGATGGAGAGCGCCAATCTCGTCGATTAATTTGCTGATCACGTCGCTGGTCTGGCGACAAGACCATAACGGATTTACGCATCAGGATCCTGGGTTTCTCGATGTCGTGACGAATAAGAGCCCGGAGGTGACGCGGATTTATCTACCGCCGGATGCGAACTGCCTGCTGAGCGTTGGGGATCACTGCCTGCGAAGCTCGAACTATGTGAATGTGATCGTTGCGGATAAAGCTCCACATATGCAGTATCTCGATATGGATGCCGCGGTGATACATTGCACGAAGGGGATCGGGATATGGGATTTCGCGAGCAATGATGCGGGTGACGAGCCGGATGTTGTGATGGCCTGCGCGGGAGACATTCCGACTGAAGAGGCACTGGCGGCCGTGGCGATTCTGCGAGAGCGGTGCGCGGATCTGAAGATTCGATTTGTGAATGTGGTAGATCTGTTTCGCCTGATGCCCGAGACGGAGCATCCTCATGGTCTGTCGGAGAAGGAGTTTGACAGCCTGTTTACGAAGAACAAGCCGGTGATCTTCAACTTCCATGCGTACCCGTCGCTGGTCCATAAGCTGACTTACAAGCGGACGAACCATGAGAACTTCCACGTTCGCGGATATAAGGAGAAAGGGAACATTAATACGCCGCTGGAGCTAGCGATTTTGAACCAGATTGACCGGTTCGATCTGGCGATTGATGTGATCGACCGCGTGCCCCGGCTACAACTGACAGCAGCCCACACGAAGGAATGGCTCAAGGGAAAGATTATCGAGAGTATCAACTACGCCCACGAGAACGGCATCGACAGCAAGGAGATTCGCGAGTGGAAGTGGCCCCTTTAG